One segment of Rhodopirellula baltica SH 1 DNA contains the following:
- a CDS encoding GntR family transcriptional regulator, with translation MFFSIDAASDVPIYEQIVRQVKLAVADGTLVGGQMLPSVRQLSRDIALNPNTIARAYRELQAQEILKPLRGRGMVVRRDAIEACTSARDDLVGDGVRRALADAIAGGMSPDQLRSLFESELARLSAAATKSNSDESNLESASSSNNEPSHE, from the coding sequence ATGTTCTTTTCCATTGACGCGGCCAGCGACGTGCCGATCTACGAGCAGATCGTTCGTCAGGTCAAGCTCGCCGTTGCCGATGGCACGCTGGTGGGAGGCCAAATGCTCCCCAGCGTGCGTCAGCTTTCTCGCGACATCGCGCTGAATCCCAACACGATCGCGCGGGCCTATCGCGAGCTACAGGCCCAAGAAATTCTCAAGCCACTGCGTGGTCGCGGGATGGTGGTCCGCCGCGATGCGATCGAAGCCTGCACATCCGCCCGTGATGACTTGGTCGGGGACGGGGTTCGCCGCGCTCTGGCCGATGCGATTGCCGGTGGCATGTCGCCGGATCAGTTGCGGTCACTTTTTGAGTCGGAGCTGGCGCGATTGAGTGCAGCCGCCACGAAGTCCAACTCAGACGAATCAAACCTTGAATCTGCTTCTTCCTCCAACAACGAGCCGAGCCATGAATGA